In Eublepharis macularius isolate TG4126 chromosome 4, MPM_Emac_v1.0, whole genome shotgun sequence, the following are encoded in one genomic region:
- the C1QTNF2 gene encoding complement C1q tumor necrosis factor-related protein 2 isoform X2, with translation MIFLVLFVWTVPCIANHLLSSFVKAENQKGSRQLVCSMPGPQGPPGPPGAPGSPGTIGRMGFPGRDGQDGKDGEKGEVGDEGPEGKAGNSGKPGPKGKAGAIGKAGPRGPKGLKGNAGKSGGPGKKGPKGARGDIGMPGPCSCGATKAKSAFSVAVTKSYPRERLPIKFDKILMNEGEHYNASSGKFVCSIPGVYYFTYDITLANKHLAIGLVHNGQYRIKTFDANTGNHDVASGSTILSLKQDDEVWLQIFYSEQNGLFYDPYWTDSLFTGFLIYADEDYVNEI, from the exons ATGATCTTCCTGGTTCTGTTTGTCTGGACTGTGCCTTGCATAGCTAACCATCTTCTCAGTAGCTTTGTAAAAGCTGAAAATCAGAAAGGCTCTCGGCAACTTGTATGCAGCATGCCAGGGCCACAAGGCCCTCCAGGCCCTCCAGGAGCTCCAGGTTCCCCTGGCACTATAGGAAGGATGGGCTTCCCAGGAAGAGATGGACAGGATGGAAAGGACGGGGAGAAAGGAGAGGTGGGAGATGAAG GTCCAGAAGGCAAAGCAGGAAACTCAGGCAAGCCAGGGCCAAAAGGAAAAGCAGGAGCCATTGGCAAAGCTGGTCCTCGTGGTCCAAAGGGTCTGAAAggaaatgctgggaaaagtggaggaCCAGGAAAGAAAGGCCCCAAAGGAGCACGGGGTGACATTGGGATGCCAGGCCCCTGCAGCTGTGGGGCCACTAAAGCCAAGTCAGCCTTCTCTGTGGCAGTGACCAAAAGCTACCCAAGGGAAAGACTGCCCATAAAGTTCGACAAGATCCTAATGAATGAAGGTGAGCATTACAATGCTTCCAGTGGGAAATTTGTATGCAGTATCCCTGGCGTCTACTACTTTACCTATGATATCACTTTGGCCAATAAACATTTGGCTATTGGGCTGGTGCACAATGGACAGTACCGGATAAAAACATTTGATGCCAACACTGGTAACCATGACGTAGCTTCTGGGTCAACTATTCTTTCTCTAAAACAAGATGATGAGGTCTGGCTGCAGATCTTCTACTCTGAACAGAATGGACTCTTTTATGATCCCTACTGGACAGACAGCCTTTTTACTGGCTTTCTGATATATGCTGATGAGGATTACGTCAATGAAATATAA